A genome region from Columba livia isolate bColLiv1 breed racing homer chromosome 2, bColLiv1.pat.W.v2, whole genome shotgun sequence includes the following:
- the SLC25A38 gene encoding mitochondrial glycine transporter isoform X5, translated as MVTLLFRVVRTESLLGLWKGVSPSFARCIPGVGIYFSTLYMMKQNFLVDRSPTALESVFLGATARAVSGICMLPVTVVKTRYESGRFGYGSVYGALKNIYETEGVRGMFSGLTATLLRDAPFSGIYLMFYTQTKKLTPQDQLEPVVMPLLNFGCGIFAGILASLATQPADVIKTHMQLSPQKYRRTSQAIAFIYKDFGLAGFFRGGVPRALRRTLMAAMAWTVYEQMMEKMGLKS; from the exons ATGGTAACACTGCTCTTTAGGGTTGTCCGTACTGAGAGTCTTCTCGGGCTCTGGAAAGGTGTCTCTCCA TCCTTTGCAAGATGTATTCCTGGGGTTGGGATTTACTTCAGCACTTTGTACATGATGAAGCAAAACTTTCTAGTGGACCGCTCACCCACAGCCCTAGAGTCTGTCTTTCTGGGTGCCACTGCACGTGCAGTTTCTGGGATTTGCATGTTGCCAGTGACTGTAGTGAAGACTCGATATGAG AGTGGAAGATTTGGCTATGGGAGTGTATATGGAGCTCTGAAGAATATCTATGAGACGGAAGGGGTTCGTGGCATGTTCAGTGGGCTCACCGCAACGCTGCTGCGGGATGCGCCGTTCTCTGGCATCTACCTGATGTTCTACACACAGACCAAAAAACTCACACCTCAGG ACCAGCTGGAACCTGTGGTCATGCCCTTGCTGAATTTTGGCTGTGGGATCTTTGCGGGAATCTTGGCCTCGCTGGCAACACAGCCTGCCGATGTCATCAAAACTCACATGCAGCTGTCTCCTCAAAAGTACCGCAGGACAAGCCAGGCCATTGCCTTCATCTACAAG GACTTTGGGTTGGCTGGCTTTTTCAGAGGTGGTGTGCCCCGTGCCCTCAGGCGGACTCTGATGGCAGCAATGGCGTGGACGGTGTATGAACAGATGATGGAAAAAATGGGCTTGAAATCTTGA
- the SLC25A38 gene encoding mitochondrial glycine transporter isoform X4, giving the protein MHPVLKAFVCGSISGTCSTLLFQPLDLLKTRLQTLQPAGSSHAGMVTLLFRVVRTESLLGLWKGVSPSFARCIPGVGIYFSTLYMMKQNFLVDRSPTALESVFLGATARAVSGICMLPVTVVKTRYESGRFGYGSVYGALKNIYETEGVRGMFSGLTATLLRDAPFSGIYLMFYTQTKKLTPQDQLEPVVMPLLNFGCGIFAGILASLATQPADVIKTHMQLSPQKYRRTSQAIAFIYKDFGLAGFFRGGVPRALRRTLMAAMAWTVYEQMMEKMGLKS; this is encoded by the exons aTGCATCCAGTCCTAAAGGCCTTTGTGTGTGGCTCCATCAGTGGGACTTGCTCCACACTCCTCTTCCAACCCCTTGACCTGCTGAAAACCCGCTTGCAAACTCTGCAGCCTGCTGG GTCCAGTCATGCTGGGATGGTAACACTGCTCTTTAGGGTTGTCCGTACTGAGAGTCTTCTCGGGCTCTGGAAAGGTGTCTCTCCA TCCTTTGCAAGATGTATTCCTGGGGTTGGGATTTACTTCAGCACTTTGTACATGATGAAGCAAAACTTTCTAGTGGACCGCTCACCCACAGCCCTAGAGTCTGTCTTTCTGGGTGCCACTGCACGTGCAGTTTCTGGGATTTGCATGTTGCCAGTGACTGTAGTGAAGACTCGATATGAG AGTGGAAGATTTGGCTATGGGAGTGTATATGGAGCTCTGAAGAATATCTATGAGACGGAAGGGGTTCGTGGCATGTTCAGTGGGCTCACCGCAACGCTGCTGCGGGATGCGCCGTTCTCTGGCATCTACCTGATGTTCTACACACAGACCAAAAAACTCACACCTCAGG ACCAGCTGGAACCTGTGGTCATGCCCTTGCTGAATTTTGGCTGTGGGATCTTTGCGGGAATCTTGGCCTCGCTGGCAACACAGCCTGCCGATGTCATCAAAACTCACATGCAGCTGTCTCCTCAAAAGTACCGCAGGACAAGCCAGGCCATTGCCTTCATCTACAAG GACTTTGGGTTGGCTGGCTTTTTCAGAGGTGGTGTGCCCCGTGCCCTCAGGCGGACTCTGATGGCAGCAATGGCGTGGACGGTGTATGAACAGATGATGGAAAAAATGGGCTTGAAATCTTGA
- the SLC25A38 gene encoding mitochondrial glycine transporter isoform X1, whose product MPERQSEVATRGRSVTMHPVLKAFVCGSISGTCSTLLFQPLDLLKTRLQTLQPAGSSHAGMVTLLFRVVRTESLLGLWKGVSPSFARCIPGVGIYFSTLYMMKQNFLVDRSPTALESVFLGATARAVSGICMLPVTVVKTRYESGRFGYGSVYGALKNIYETEGVRGMFSGLTATLLRDAPFSGIYLMFYTQTKKLTPQDQLEPVVMPLLNFGCGIFAGILASLATQPADVIKTHMQLSPQKYRRTSQAIAFIYKDFGLAGFFRGGVPRALRRTLMAAMAWTVYEQMMEKMGLKS is encoded by the exons ATGCCGGAGCGACAGTCAGAGGTAGCGACGCGCGGCCGGTCCGTTACG aTGCATCCAGTCCTAAAGGCCTTTGTGTGTGGCTCCATCAGTGGGACTTGCTCCACACTCCTCTTCCAACCCCTTGACCTGCTGAAAACCCGCTTGCAAACTCTGCAGCCTGCTGG GTCCAGTCATGCTGGGATGGTAACACTGCTCTTTAGGGTTGTCCGTACTGAGAGTCTTCTCGGGCTCTGGAAAGGTGTCTCTCCA TCCTTTGCAAGATGTATTCCTGGGGTTGGGATTTACTTCAGCACTTTGTACATGATGAAGCAAAACTTTCTAGTGGACCGCTCACCCACAGCCCTAGAGTCTGTCTTTCTGGGTGCCACTGCACGTGCAGTTTCTGGGATTTGCATGTTGCCAGTGACTGTAGTGAAGACTCGATATGAG AGTGGAAGATTTGGCTATGGGAGTGTATATGGAGCTCTGAAGAATATCTATGAGACGGAAGGGGTTCGTGGCATGTTCAGTGGGCTCACCGCAACGCTGCTGCGGGATGCGCCGTTCTCTGGCATCTACCTGATGTTCTACACACAGACCAAAAAACTCACACCTCAGG ACCAGCTGGAACCTGTGGTCATGCCCTTGCTGAATTTTGGCTGTGGGATCTTTGCGGGAATCTTGGCCTCGCTGGCAACACAGCCTGCCGATGTCATCAAAACTCACATGCAGCTGTCTCCTCAAAAGTACCGCAGGACAAGCCAGGCCATTGCCTTCATCTACAAG GACTTTGGGTTGGCTGGCTTTTTCAGAGGTGGTGTGCCCCGTGCCCTCAGGCGGACTCTGATGGCAGCAATGGCGTGGACGGTGTATGAACAGATGATGGAAAAAATGGGCTTGAAATCTTGA
- the SLC25A38 gene encoding mitochondrial glycine transporter isoform X2 — protein MEDQVETVVMHPVLKAFVCGSISGTCSTLLFQPLDLLKTRLQTLQPAGSSHAGMVTLLFRVVRTESLLGLWKGVSPSFARCIPGVGIYFSTLYMMKQNFLVDRSPTALESVFLGATARAVSGICMLPVTVVKTRYESGRFGYGSVYGALKNIYETEGVRGMFSGLTATLLRDAPFSGIYLMFYTQTKKLTPQDQLEPVVMPLLNFGCGIFAGILASLATQPADVIKTHMQLSPQKYRRTSQAIAFIYKDFGLAGFFRGGVPRALRRTLMAAMAWTVYEQMMEKMGLKS, from the exons ATGGAAGACCAAGTGGAAACAGTAGTG aTGCATCCAGTCCTAAAGGCCTTTGTGTGTGGCTCCATCAGTGGGACTTGCTCCACACTCCTCTTCCAACCCCTTGACCTGCTGAAAACCCGCTTGCAAACTCTGCAGCCTGCTGG GTCCAGTCATGCTGGGATGGTAACACTGCTCTTTAGGGTTGTCCGTACTGAGAGTCTTCTCGGGCTCTGGAAAGGTGTCTCTCCA TCCTTTGCAAGATGTATTCCTGGGGTTGGGATTTACTTCAGCACTTTGTACATGATGAAGCAAAACTTTCTAGTGGACCGCTCACCCACAGCCCTAGAGTCTGTCTTTCTGGGTGCCACTGCACGTGCAGTTTCTGGGATTTGCATGTTGCCAGTGACTGTAGTGAAGACTCGATATGAG AGTGGAAGATTTGGCTATGGGAGTGTATATGGAGCTCTGAAGAATATCTATGAGACGGAAGGGGTTCGTGGCATGTTCAGTGGGCTCACCGCAACGCTGCTGCGGGATGCGCCGTTCTCTGGCATCTACCTGATGTTCTACACACAGACCAAAAAACTCACACCTCAGG ACCAGCTGGAACCTGTGGTCATGCCCTTGCTGAATTTTGGCTGTGGGATCTTTGCGGGAATCTTGGCCTCGCTGGCAACACAGCCTGCCGATGTCATCAAAACTCACATGCAGCTGTCTCCTCAAAAGTACCGCAGGACAAGCCAGGCCATTGCCTTCATCTACAAG GACTTTGGGTTGGCTGGCTTTTTCAGAGGTGGTGTGCCCCGTGCCCTCAGGCGGACTCTGATGGCAGCAATGGCGTGGACGGTGTATGAACAGATGATGGAAAAAATGGGCTTGAAATCTTGA
- the SLC25A38 gene encoding mitochondrial glycine transporter isoform X3: MPERQSEMHPVLKAFVCGSISGTCSTLLFQPLDLLKTRLQTLQPAGSSHAGMVTLLFRVVRTESLLGLWKGVSPSFARCIPGVGIYFSTLYMMKQNFLVDRSPTALESVFLGATARAVSGICMLPVTVVKTRYESGRFGYGSVYGALKNIYETEGVRGMFSGLTATLLRDAPFSGIYLMFYTQTKKLTPQDQLEPVVMPLLNFGCGIFAGILASLATQPADVIKTHMQLSPQKYRRTSQAIAFIYKDFGLAGFFRGGVPRALRRTLMAAMAWTVYEQMMEKMGLKS; the protein is encoded by the exons ATGCCGGAGCGACAGTCAGAG aTGCATCCAGTCCTAAAGGCCTTTGTGTGTGGCTCCATCAGTGGGACTTGCTCCACACTCCTCTTCCAACCCCTTGACCTGCTGAAAACCCGCTTGCAAACTCTGCAGCCTGCTGG GTCCAGTCATGCTGGGATGGTAACACTGCTCTTTAGGGTTGTCCGTACTGAGAGTCTTCTCGGGCTCTGGAAAGGTGTCTCTCCA TCCTTTGCAAGATGTATTCCTGGGGTTGGGATTTACTTCAGCACTTTGTACATGATGAAGCAAAACTTTCTAGTGGACCGCTCACCCACAGCCCTAGAGTCTGTCTTTCTGGGTGCCACTGCACGTGCAGTTTCTGGGATTTGCATGTTGCCAGTGACTGTAGTGAAGACTCGATATGAG AGTGGAAGATTTGGCTATGGGAGTGTATATGGAGCTCTGAAGAATATCTATGAGACGGAAGGGGTTCGTGGCATGTTCAGTGGGCTCACCGCAACGCTGCTGCGGGATGCGCCGTTCTCTGGCATCTACCTGATGTTCTACACACAGACCAAAAAACTCACACCTCAGG ACCAGCTGGAACCTGTGGTCATGCCCTTGCTGAATTTTGGCTGTGGGATCTTTGCGGGAATCTTGGCCTCGCTGGCAACACAGCCTGCCGATGTCATCAAAACTCACATGCAGCTGTCTCCTCAAAAGTACCGCAGGACAAGCCAGGCCATTGCCTTCATCTACAAG GACTTTGGGTTGGCTGGCTTTTTCAGAGGTGGTGTGCCCCGTGCCCTCAGGCGGACTCTGATGGCAGCAATGGCGTGGACGGTGTATGAACAGATGATGGAAAAAATGGGCTTGAAATCTTGA